In the genome of Bosea sp. BIWAKO-01, the window GAAGGTGTTGCACGGCATCGATCTCTCGGTCGCTCGCGGCGAGGCGGTCGGCCTGGTCGGCGAGTCCGGCTGCGGCAAATCGGTGACCTGGCTGGCCGCTCTCGGCCTCCTGCCGAAGAAGGCGAGCGTCTCCGGCAATGTCAGGCTGGGCAGCACGGAGCTGATCGACGCCGAACCGAACGTGCTGGACACGGTGCGTGGTGGGCGCATTGCCATGATCTTCCAGGATCCGGCGAGCGCGCTCAATCCCGTTCTTCGCCTCGGCAAGCAGGTGGGCGAGGCCCTGGCGCTGCATGGCGGCCTCTCCGGGGCGGCGATCAAGGCGGAGGCGAGACGCCTGTTCGATCTCGTCGGGATTCCGGACGCGGCGCGCCGGCTCGATGCCTTCCCGCATGAGCTCTCGGGGGGGCAGAATCAGCGCGTGATGATTGCCATGGCGCTCGCCGGCAAACCCGATCTGCTCGTGGCGGATGAGCCGACCACGGCGCTCGATGCCACCATCCAGGCGCAGATCCTCGAGCTGTTGACCAAGATCCGGCGCGAGACCGACATGGCGCTGGTGCTGATCAGCCATGATCTCGGCGTGATATCGCAGACCTGCGACCGGGTCTGCGTGATGTATGCCGGGCGGATCATCGAGACTGCCGAGGCTCAGTCGCTGTTCGACGAGCCGCTGCATCCTTACACGCAGGGCTTGATCGCCGCACTGCCGCCGCTGGAAGGCGTGCGCCGCAGGCTCGACCCGATCGAAGGCAATGTGCCCGAGCCCTGGAACCTGCCACCCGGCTGCGCCTTCGCGCCACGCTGCCCGCGACGGGGGGAGGCCTGCGATGCTGGCGTGCCGCCCCTGGCATGGAAGGCGCCGGGACGCTTTGCGGCCTGCATCAAGGCGCTTCAGGCCGAACCGGTGCGCCCGCGGGAGCCGGTTTACGCATGAGCGCTCCCTTGCTTCAGACGCGCAATGTCACGCGCTGCTACGGCATGCGCAAAGGCCTGCTTGGCCGCTCCGTCGAGGTGCGCGCCGTCGATGGCGTCTCGCTGACGGTCGAACGCGGCCGGACACTTGGCCTCGTCGGCGAATCCGGCTCCGGTAAATCAACCACGGGCAGGCTCGCACTCGGGCTTGAGATGCCGGATGCGGGGGATGTTCTGTTCAACGGCGCTCCCATGCCGGCGACCGACACCTTGGCCTGGCGCCAGATGCGCGCGCGCATGCAGATGATCTACCAGGATCCGCTGGGCGCGCTCGACCGGCGCCTCCAGATCGTC includes:
- a CDS encoding ABC transporter ATP-binding protein, producing MLDRFGSVADPLVEINGLTVAFDGVKVLHGIDLSVARGEAVGLVGESGCGKSVTWLAALGLLPKKASVSGNVRLGSTELIDAEPNVLDTVRGGRIAMIFQDPASALNPVLRLGKQVGEALALHGGLSGAAIKAEARRLFDLVGIPDAARRLDAFPHELSGGQNQRVMIAMALAGKPDLLVADEPTTALDATIQAQILELLTKIRRETDMALVLISHDLGVISQTCDRVCVMYAGRIIETAEAQSLFDEPLHPYTQGLIAALPPLEGVRRRLDPIEGNVPEPWNLPPGCAFAPRCPRRGEACDAGVPPLAWKAPGRFAACIKALQAEPVRPREPVYA